DNA sequence from the Amycolatopsis sp. Hca4 genome:
TCCTCCGGTAGCGGCTTGCAGCACTTGGTAGCGTGCGCCGTGCTCGGTGCCCCAGGACGCGGCGGCGCGCCACAACCCACGCCCGTGCCCGCGACCGCGGTAACCGGGAGCGACTCCGAAGTACTGCGGCAGCAGGACCGGTGTCCCGTCGCGATCGGGCATCACGGCGAGCGGACCGATCGCCCCGACGACCATGCCGTCGTCGATGGCGGCGAGGATCGGCCCGTCGACGCGGCCCTCGTGCCAGTGTCGGCACAAGAACCCAAGCCCGGTTTCGGGTACTTGCAGGGCCAGCTGGGCGAAGGTGTCCTGAATGGATGGTGGACAAGCGTCCAGCTCGTGGATTCCGCCCGCAGTATCAGGAGTGTTCTTCTGAGTGAAGGTCTTGAGCAGGACCCGGGTTGCGGTGGCGGTGTCGGATTGCGATGGTTCGTTGGTGAACCAGAGGACGCGGCCGGTGGTTGCGCCGTAGGTGGTGCACCATCGGCGTGTCGCCGCGCGCAGGGCTGGGGTGTCTGGCTCGGCCGGGCTGTAGACGTGGGTTTTGATCATGCCGGTCCCGCGGTGGTTGAGTGTGGGGATGATCGTGAGGTCGGGGCGGTGGACGATCTCGTCGACGAGAATGGTTTCGGACTTGGTTGCCGACCAGCGTCGCTCCTTGTCGAAGGGCAGCATCTCGCCGGTGAGCGCGGCGGCGACGACTTCGTCGAAGATTTCCGGTCGGAGCGTGTCTGGGTGTACCGGCCCGAGGGTTGGGACGACGGGCACCTGCAGGACGCGGCGTAACCAGCTGGGCCGGAATCGCATTCCGGCACGCTACCCGCCGGCGTCAGGCTGCTCGGTGACCCCCGGTGTAGGACACGCCGGAGGTCACCGAGCGGGTGGACGTGCGTTAGTACGGGTTGTCGTCGCCGGCGTTGCAGCTGCATTTCGATGACTCGACGAGATCGTCCAGGTGCTCGACGAACTCGATCTCGGCCGGGCCGCGCGGGGCGGTGAGCGGCACGGGGATGGTGGCGCCACTCGGCTCGCGCCGTTCGAGCGGGACGATGACAGCGGTCATGATTTCCCTCCCTTCGGGTGATCAGTGCTGGCAGTAGGCGCTCAGCGGGGCTTTGGCCTTCCGGTAGAGCGTGACCAGCGGCATGCAGGTGCCGCAGCTGCCCTGCAGCTGGCAGCCGGTGCATCCGCCCTGGCGCAGCAACAGCCGGTCCGCGATCCCACCCAGCCGCGCCAGCCCGGCCAGGCCCTCCTCGAGCAGCGGGATCTGGGGATCGCGGCCGACCTTGCAGATGCTGGCCATGCCGTGCGGGTCGATGTGGAAGAACGTGTGACCGGCGTTGCAGCCGGTGAACGGCTTCCGTTTGCGCAGGTACTCCTGCGACTGCGCGGGCAGGCTTTCCGCGCCGCCGTAGATGGTGGGCGACATGTTGGAGAACACGTGGTGCGGCAGCTCGTACTGCTCGGCGAGTGCCTTCATTGCGTCCAGTTCGTGGGCGTTGTGCTGGGTGACGATCAGATTCAGGTTCAGCGGCAGCCCGGCCTCGTGCGCGGCGGCCAGCCCGCGGGAGAACTTGTCGAACGATCCTCGGCGGCGGGTGAGTCCGTCGTAGGCCTCGGCGGTGGCGCCGTAGACGCTGATGGTCAGCCGGTACGGCCGGTACCGGGTCAGCAGTTCGAGGATGTCGGGCTGGGCCAGGCGGGAGCCGTTGGAGGAGATCGACAGCATCATCCCCAGCTCGAAGGCTCGCTGGTAGACCGCGGTGAACAGCTTGTCGATCAGCGGTTCGCCGCCGGTGAGCTGCAGCCACAGCACGCCCGCGTCCGCGAGCAGCTGCAGCAGTCGTTCCCGATCGGGCCAGGAGAGGCCTTCGAAGCGTTTGAGGCCGAGGTAGCAGTGCTCGCAGTCGTAGTTGCAGCCCAGGTTCAGCTCGTAGGAGGCCCGACCGTAGGCGTGACCGGAGGAGGCTCGCACCAGGACCACGTCGGCCTGCCGGCGGCCGGAAAGATCCAGATCCGGCCAGGGTCGGCTCGCGGCCTCCACCAACCAGCCCGGACAGAGCTGCCCAGTCGCCATGGATGCCAGCTCCTCCCATAGCCGCACCGGCAGCCGGATCCCTGACTCGCTGCCGGGGCGCAGCAGGAGATAGTCCTCGAGAAACGGGCTGGCGATGAGCTCGAACACGGGTGGCTCCTTTTCGCGGGGTTAGCCGGTGGGACGTCCGACGAACCGGCTGTACTCGATCGCGGCGATCGAGGCTTGGACCTGCTCGGCGGCCGGGACGGACAGAGCAGCGTTGACGACGACGGGTGAGGCTGCGGCAGCGGATGTCGATGAAGAGCGGATCGAGGCCGGGGGCCTCGCACAGCTCCCGCAGGGCGGCCTGCCAGTGCTGAAGGTCGGTGTCCGGACCGAGGCGTTCCCAGGGGAGGACGATCCACTTGCCGCGCCGGAGTGCCGCGGCGATGTCGTGCGGATCCGACACCCAACGCGGTGCGGTCATGGCGCTGCCCGGGAGTGGGTGAACCCGGCGGGGATCCGCCAGCCGAGATGGGGGTCGAGGTGGATCCGGTACACCGTCCGGCGTCCGGTGAAAGCGGTCCGGCCGTGCAGCCATCGCCGGTTGTTGACCACGTAGCCGCCACCGGCGGTCGCCGGGATCGAGACCGCGTGGCGGCGAATCACCTGGTCGAGTACGGAGAGCCGTCGCTGGGTGTGCGGGGCGAAGCCTGCCAGCTCGTCGCGCCGCAGCCGCAGGCCCACCAGCTGGTCCGGGCCGGGTTCGAAGACGTTGCCCACGAGCCCGGCAGCGCCGCCGAAGTAGGCCCCACGCCGCGTCGAGAGGTCGGCGAGTGCGTCGGGAGCGGTGGTGGCCAGCTCGGCGTGCACGGCTTGGCCGTCGACGAGGACGTAGTTCCCGCCGCGCTCGGCCGGCCGCACGCACACCGCCATCACCAGCAGCGGCGGCACGGCCCGGTCGGAGCAATCTGTGTGCGGTGCCAGCGGCTGTCGGCTGAACCCGGCCTCCCCGGGCCGCGGCCGGACACCGCCGCGGTCGGCCAGCACGGTGATCCCCGCTGGGTTGCTGTCCCGGTGCGGGACGATCCGGCCCAGCCGAGTCGCCAGCTGCATCAGCTGCTGCTCGCTGCGCAGCCCGTCGAATAGCGCGACGCCGTGCTGCGCGAGGACCGCGGCCAGCTCGCCGGCGCCGCCGACCGCGGCCACGTCGACACGGCAGTCCGGCAGCTCGGTGGCGAGCATCTCGGTATCTCCTCTCGGCGCTTCTGGCTTGCTCAGCAGACCGGTCGCTTGCAGGTGCCGTCCACTGACAGATCGTCAACCTCGGAGGTCCACCGGCGACGCGCTGCCACTGCTACGGTCGGTGACGCGCTGTGTCGATCGGCAGGGGAGCTGGTGCTGGTGGCGGAGTCCGGATACCCGGTGTCGATCAAGGGCGTCCTGGTCCGGGACGACCGGGTGCTGCTGGTCCACAACGAGCGCGACGAGTGGGAACTGCCCGGCGGCCGGATCGAGCCCGGCGAGACCCCGGAGGAGACCGTTGCACGGGAGATCACCGAGGAAACCGGGCTCTCCGTCGAGGTCGCCGAGATCGTCGACGCGTGGGTCTACCACATCGCCGTCGCGAACAAGGACGTGTTCATCGTGACCTACGGCTGCACCACCACATCTACGGCGGCGCCGGTTCTGAGTCGCGAGCACAGCCGGGTCGCCGAGTTCGCCGAGCACGAAGTGCCCGGGCTGCGGATGCCGGAGGGGTACAAGCGCTCGATCGCCACCTGGTTCGACCGCCTCCGCACCTCGGTCACGGCGAGGTAGCGAACGATGGCCGGCTGCGAACGCTGCGGAGCGACGCTGAGCCGCCATGCCCGCACGCCGGTGTGCCCGACGTGCCAGGCCGGCACCACGACGCTCTCGGCACGGCCGCCGCGGCTGGCCCCGGCGGTGTGGATGTGGTCCGACCCAGCCGCCGCAGCTGCCCTGTCCTCCCGCGACCTCGCGACCATCCTGCGCGCTTACCGGGCCGCGAACGGCCTCAGCCAGGAAGCGCTGGCCGGCCTGCTCGGCTACGACAAGTCCTACATCGCGATGATCGAGACCCGCAGGCGGACGCCCGGCGACGTCGGCGGGCGCCGGCACATCG
Encoded proteins:
- a CDS encoding radical SAM protein codes for the protein MFELIASPFLEDYLLLRPGSESGIRLPVRLWEELASMATGQLCPGWLVEAASRPWPDLDLSGRRQADVVLVRASSGHAYGRASYELNLGCNYDCEHCYLGLKRFEGLSWPDRERLLQLLADAGVLWLQLTGGEPLIDKLFTAVYQRAFELGMMLSISSNGSRLAQPDILELLTRYRPYRLTISVYGATAEAYDGLTRRRGSFDKFSRGLAAAHEAGLPLNLNLIVTQHNAHELDAMKALAEQYELPHHVFSNMSPTIYGGAESLPAQSQEYLRKRKPFTGCNAGHTFFHIDPHGMASICKVGRDPQIPLLEEGLAGLARLGGIADRLLLRQGGCTGCQLQGSCGTCMPLVTLYRKAKAPLSAYCQH
- a CDS encoding NUDIX domain-containing protein, whose product is MKGVLVRDDRVLLVHNERDEWELPGGRIEPGETPEETVAREITEETGLSVEVAEIVDAWVYHIAVANKDVFIVTYGCTTTSTAAPVLSREHSRVAEFAEHEVPGLRMPEGYKRSIATWFDRLRTSVTAR
- a CDS encoding TauD/TfdA family dioxygenase; protein product: MLATELPDCRVDVAAVGGAGELAAVLAQHGVALFDGLRSEQQLMQLATRLGRIVPHRDSNPAGITVLADRGGVRPRPGEAGFSRQPLAPHTDCSDRAVPPLLVMAVCVRPAERGGNYVLVDGQAVHAELATTAPDALADLSTRRGAYFGGAAGLVGNVFEPGPDQLVGLRLRRDELAGFAPHTQRRLSVLDQVIRRHAVSIPATAGGGYVVNNRRWLHGRTAFTGRRTVYRIHLDPHLGWRIPAGFTHSRAAP
- a CDS encoding GNAT family N-acetyltransferase codes for the protein MRFRPSWLRRVLQVPVVPTLGPVHPDTLRPEIFDEVVAAALTGEMLPFDKERRWSATKSETILVDEIVHRPDLTIIPTLNHRGTGMIKTHVYSPAEPDTPALRAATRRWCTTYGATTGRVLWFTNEPSQSDTATATRVLLKTFTQKNTPDTAGGIHELDACPPSIQDTFAQLALQVPETGLGFLCRHWHEGRVDGPILAAIDDGMVVGAIGPLAVMPDRDGTPVLLPQYFGVAPGYRGRGHGRGLWRAAASWGTEHGARYQVLQAATGGPSEALFCTEGLTTLGFTCAVAA